The genomic stretch CGCGATGGGCCCGAGGACGATGTTCATCACGAGCAGGCCCAGCAGGCCGAGCACGAAGGCGGCGACGGCCATTCCGTCCGCGTCGCGGGTGCCGGTGTTCCTGCGGGCGGATGCGGTGAGCTCCATGGGTTCTGTTCCTTCGGGCGGTGTGAGGTCAGTGGTGCAGGTGGCGCACGTGGCGCACGTGGCGCCGGCGCACGGTGAAGGCGAGGAGCCAAGCGCCGATCACGGCGCCGGCGACCAGGCTGACCGGGACGGGGAGGTGTGCCACCGAACCCAGCACGATCCCGAGAATCAGGAGAGCTGCGACGAGGAAGATCACGGGTCTGCCTTTCGGCTGGCGCTGTACGGGTCGGCCGTACGAGCGGCATGAGAACTGCGTGTACGTGTGTTCACTGGCTTGTCCGGTCGGTCGGGGTTTTGAGGCCGCGGGGGCGACCGCGAAGGACGCGGGGCCCGCGATCCTGGCCCCTCCTCTGGATCGCCTCACCGCCATCGTGCGACCGCCTGGCCGGGCGGGGCATGGGCCGCTCGGTACGTGTCCGGGACCGCACGGCCCCATCATTCGGCCCGGTCGGCTGCTGAGCGCCGCCCGGCCTGGGGTACTCGCCGGGTTCGGCGGGGACGAACTCCACCGGCACGAGCGTGCCTTCGGGCAGGTCGGCGTGCCTGTCGAAGGCGTCCAGCAGGACGGTCTGGGAGCAGGCCGAGGTCTCCTCGCGGCGGAAGGTCAGCCGGACCGGCTTGCCGTGTTCGGCAGTCTTCGCCTGGCGGAGCATGAGGTCGGTCTCGGAGATGACGCCGATGACCTTCTCGTACATCGACGATCGGCAGCCCGCTGATGCGGTGGTCCGCCAGCAGCCGTGCGACCTCTTCCCGGCTGACGGGCCCGGCCGGCTCCGGTGGGGATCGACGTCACGGTGCGCGACGTGGGAGAGCTCATGGGCGAGGACGCCTTCGAGTTTCGGGTTCGGCCTCGGCCTTGCTGACCGGCCCGGCTCTCACCGTCTCCACGGCCGTCGTACGCGAGCTCGGCCTGGATGTCGTCCCGCCAGGCCGGCAGGGTGGCGTCCGACCCAGCATCCGTCCACCGAGGCGGTCGGCCGTCCGGTCGTCGGCTCGTACCCGGCCTACGCCGGCGCCCAGCGCGCGGTCGATTTTCTGTCCGACAGTAAATTCGGTGGAACGCACCGCGATCATCGGTTCGGACCTGCGCATGGTGGAGACCGTGCTCGGCCGGCTCACCCGCGGCCGGGCCGCCTTGGCGGGGGCCGGCACCGGCGCCTGGTTCGGGCTGCTGGTCGGGCTGTTGCTGTCGGTGTTCGCCGCGGGCAACTACCATGTCCTGGTTCTGATGCTGAGCGTGCTGGCCTACGGCGCGGTCTTCGGTTTCGCCGGTCATGCCCTCAGCGGCGGCCGTCGCGACTTCTCCTCCCGCAGCCAGATCGTGGCCGCCCGCTACGACGTGGTCGCCGAGACCGAGGCCGCCGAGGAGGCCAGGACCGTGCTGATCAAACTGGCCTGGCGCGAAGACTGACCCGTGCCCCGCGCCGACCATGCGGGCAGGGCGGCGGACACCACCTTCCTCCTCGGCCGGCAAAGAGGGCTTCGGATACGCAGTCGCGTCACCCGAAGTGCCCACCCGACGGTCGTTGTTGTCGCCGGTTCTATCGGTCGCTGGCGAGCTGCGTCCGCCGTGCTGATGCGTCCGTGGCTTGTGCGGACGGGGCTTGTGAAGGCCACGGATTCCCCGGATCAGTCGTGAGTGACGACAGCGACCGGGCATGGCGCGTGGTGGATGGCGGCGTGGGTCACTGGACCGATGCCCGGTGCCAGGGCGGGGCGGTCCCGTCGGCGGCCCACGACCAGGAGGGCGGATCCCGACGCCACGCTCGCCATGGCCCGTGCGGCGCTGTCGAACGTGACCTCATCGATGACCCGCACCCCGGGGAACTTTTCCTGCCACGGGCGCAGCGCCGTGCCCAGTTCCTGGCCCAGCGCTCTTGCGACGGCTTCGGCGGTTTCGGGGCTCGAGGACCACAGACTGGAGGCCGGGACCGGCAGAGTCCTGCAGTGGACGGCACGCAGCGTGGTGCCGCGCCGGGCGGCGGCACCGAAGGCGAACTCCAGCACCTCCTCGCACCGCCGGCGCAGGCTCAGTCCCACGACCACACCGGTGGCCTCAGCACAGGATGCCTGCTCGTCCTGCCGCTCGTCGGCGCGGACCAGGACGACGGGCCGGTCGGCTCGCGCCACCACATGCAGACCGATGTCGCCGAGGAAGAAGCCTTTGACCGGGCCGATGCCTCGTGAGCCGAGCACCAGCATCTCGGAGGCTGCCCCGGCAGTGAGCAGCGCGGCGGTGGCATCCTGCGAGGCCAGTTCCGTGGTGAGGGGCAGGCCGGGGTGGAGCTCGCGCAGTTCACTCTCCGCATCACGCAGGATGCGGTGTGCCCAGTGGCGTTGCGTGTCCTTTCCCGGGATGTCCGCCGCCGTGGACGCAAGCGGGACCCACGCGTGGATAAGGCGCAGCGGGAGCCCGCGCCGCACAGCCTCATCTGCCGCCCAGCGTGCGGCGGACAGACTCTCCGGGGACCCGTCGAGGCCCGCGGTGACGACTGCTTCCATGGCCGGTACCTCCGTGGTGGCACGACGTCGGGGTATGGCGGACAGGCTTCCCGCATCGAACCCATGCCGCAGGAGTCACACGGGCCTGGGAACCCGGCAGCGGCTGCGGATCTCGAGGCCCGCGGTGACGACCACCACGTGGGCACGCCGCCGCGCCGCTTGCTGCCCTGGCCAGACCCGCGGGGCGCGGGGGGCTGGGCGAGCCCGTGGAGTGCTCAGGCACCCGCCTGACCAGCATCCACCGTCGGGAATCCGTCCGCATTTCCGAGCAGCACGTCCGGCAGGTATCCCTCGCCGCTGCACAGGCCCGGTCCGTGACCCCGGCACCAGATCGGTGGCAGTTCCATCCCAAAGGAAACACATGAGCCTGCGTGGACGAGGACACGGGCGCGCTACGCGTGGCACCGGGGCGGCGGCGCCTCAGCTGCGGCTGGATGAGTTGCTGGAGGACCTGCAGGCGCAGATCGCGCGGGTGCGCTCCACCCGGGACCGCGCGCACCTGGAGGGTGAGGGTCTCGGGGTCCGGCCGGTAGCGCCACGGCTGCGTGTTGCAGACCGAGGGCGCGGCCGCCGCGGCCGATGCAGGCTTCCAAGGTCGAGGCGTCAAGGGTCGCGGATCGCATGATGTCCTCCTCCCGGACTGGCGCCACAACGGCGCTGCCGTCCTTTGGGCCTGCGCCCCTTGGGGCGGTGCGGCGTAGGGCCGGTGGTCCCCCACCGGGGACCTATCAAGCCGGACGCGCCCGGCACGGAGCCCGGCCATCCCCCTGCCAGGCCCGGGCTGAACGGCCCAGGGCCGCAGGCGAGTGGGTCCCGAACGGCCCCGCGATGCCGTCTGGTCGGCCCCTGCCGTGGCCCGTGACCGGGTGTCACCGTCGGGACAGTGATGCCGATGGGAGGTGCGGTCCGATGCGCAAGGCACAGCGTACGAAGCGTACGAAGCGGCTGATGTGGCGGTGGCGGAGCAATCCGCTGCGCCGGCACGACGACATCGTTGAGGCATGGATCGTGCTGGCCGTGTGGACGGTCATGGCGCTGGGCGGCACCCTTGTCGGCGCGCTGGCGGCCCATGCCACCGACGAGTCCCTGGCGAGCCTGCGCGCCGAGCGCCACACGGTGCGGGCCGTGCTCCTCGAGAGCACCACCCGGGCTGTACCGGCGGGAGCCGGCGTGTCGACCGACGGCCGCGTTGGCGCGGAGGTCCGCTGGAGGGCGTCGGACGGCACCCCGCAAACCGGCCGGGCCCAGGTGGACGCCGGGCAGAAGGCCGGCGCGAGGGTCCTGGTCTGGACGGACACTGACGGAAAGCTCACGAAGGAGCCGCCGACCGCCACCGGGGCAGCCTTCGAGGCAGTCGTTGTGGGCGCCGGGGCCGCGTTCGCCTTCGGCGGTGTGACGTTCGCGGCCGGACGGGCCCTGCGGTGGCGGCTCGACCGGCGGCACTACGACCAGTGGGGCCGGGAGTGGGCCCTGGTCGGACCGCAGTGGCGGCGCAGGACCACGTGATCCGGGACCGGTCGGCCTGCGCACAGAGTCCGACCGGCTCTGGAGGGCGCCGCCCCGGCCGCCGGACGCCGGGAGGCGACAGGAACCGGCGCCTCAGCAGCGGCGGTGGCGCGTGATGACTGCAACGATCGGGCGGTGGCCGGGCCCGCTGCCGGATCCGGCAGGCTCAAGAGAGGGCTTCCCGGGCCGAGGAGCGCATCGCGGAAGGACGTACGTCCTGTCCGCCGAACTCCCGGGCATCGAACCGGCCGAGGACGTCGAGATCAGCGTGAGGGAAGAGGGTGCCGACGCCACCGACGGAGCGCTCCGGGCAAAGATGCAGAAACAGCACGGAGTTCCGCTACGGCACCTTCGCCCGCGCGGTCCGGCTGCCCGCCGGGGCCTGCGGCGAGGACGCGCCCGCGGCGTACAGGCACGGTGTAGTGACCATCCCGGTCCCGGTCCCCGAAACGAAGTCGGGCACGCGGCCCGGGCATGCGGCCTGAGCGAGTCGCTCCAGGGGCACTCGCTGATGCCGGGGGGCTGCTGTGGCCGCCGGGTCACAGGCGCAGGGTGCGGCGCAGGGCGGTGGTCATCTCGTCGAGCTTGGCCTCGGCCGTCTCCGGGTCGAGCCGGGCCGCGTCGAGCACGCAGTGCCGGGCGTGGTCGTCGAGCAGGCCCAGGGCGACTTCCTGCAGGGCGTGGGTGACGGCGCTGATCTGGGTGAGGATGTCGATGCAGTAGCGCTCGTCCTCGACCATGCGGGTCACCCCTCGCACCTGTCCCTCCACCCGGTGCATCCGGGCCAGGTGGTCCTCCTTGCGGCTGTGGACGCCGCCCGGTCCCGCATGCTGCGGGTCATGTCCGCCGGGGACGGTGACCATCCCGCTCACCTCCGCGCAGGGGCTGGTGAAACCGCTGCCCGTTCGGGCCGCGCACCTTTCACTCTCGGCGCCGATACCCCCACCGTGTAGGGGCCCCTCGGCCCCGGGCGGGGGCCGAGGGGCCCCTGTCCGGCCGGTTCCCGGCGGCGGGAGGGTGGCGGTGTCCGCCACGCGCGATCCCCGGGGCCCGCCCCGCGCCGTGGGAAGCGAGGAGCCCGAGGAGCCCGATGATGTCTGTACTGCGCACCTTCGGCTGGTCCTTCGGCGTGACGCTGCTGGGCCTGGGGGCGGCGCTGCTGGCCTGGGGGCCCGGCGGGCTGGCCGCGGTGGCGGTCCTCGGCGTGCTGGAGGTGTCGCTGTCGTTCGACAACGCGGTGGTCAACGCCACCGTGCTGCGCCGGATGGACGCGTTCTGGCAGCGGATGTTCCTGACCGTGGGCATCCTGATCGCGGTCTTCGGGATGCGGCTGGTCTTCCCGGTACTGGTGGTCTCGGTGACCACCAGGCTGAGCCCCGGGGCCGTCCTCGGCATGGCGATCGGCGACCCGGACTCCTACGCGGCGCACCTGGAACACGCCCACCCGGCCATCGCCGCCTTCGGCGGCATGTTCCTGCTGATGATCGCCCTGGACTTCCTCCTCGCCGAGCGGGACATCCACTGGCTGCCGCCGCTGGAACGCGCCCTGGCAAGGGCCGGCGGCCTCGACCGGCTGTCGGTCCTGGTCGCCCTGGCCGCGCTGGCGACCGCCGCCGCGACCCTGGCCGGGCCCAGCTCCTCCACCGTGCTGCTGGCCGGGACGCTGGGACTGATCGCCTACCTGGCGGTCGGCGGCCTGTCCCAGTACTTCCAGGCCCCGGCGGAGGAAGCACAGGCCGACCCGGCCCCCGCGCTCACCCGGCAACGGCCGCGCGCCATCGCCGTGGGCAAGGCCGCGTTCTTCCTGTTCCTCTACCTGGAGGTGCTGGACGCCTCGTTCTCCTTCGACGGCGTGGTCGGCGCGTTCGCCATCAGCCAGAACATCTTCCAGATCGCGCTCGGGCTGGGGATCGGCGCGATGTACATCCGGTCACTGACCGTACACTTGGTGCGTCGCGGCACCCTGGACGACTACGTCTACCTGGAGCACGGCGCGCACTACGCGATCGGCGCGCTCGCCGTCATCCTCCTCGTCACGATCAAGTACGACGTGCCGCAGGTGGTCACCGGCGGCATCGGCGTGGCACTCATCGGCGCCTCCTTCCTCTCCTCGCTCGCCCGCAACCGCCGCCGACAGAGCGGTCGGCCGGACCAGGACACGGACCGGGAAGCTGGCCCCGTACGACGCTGAGCGCCGCCCGGCAGCGAGGAAGGGACCTTCGGCCCAACGCTAAGACCCTTAGTACCCATGCGGGGTTCCCGTTGGTGGGCGAGGGTGGAGAACAAAGGGAGATCCACGGCAACGAATCCAAGAGATGTGGGAGCCGGAGATCACATCGAAACTGCTCACAGGCGTCGCGGCCGCGGTCGCCGCCGTTGCTGTTCTGCTCTGGCTCGGCGTGCCGCCGCTTGTGCTGGTGCTGCTCGCGCTCGTGGTGGCGTGCCCGCTGAGCATGGCCTTCATGCACGGCGGCCACGGCGATGGAACGAACGCCGACCACCAGCACGGGAACCACGACGGGGCCGACCTCAGGAAGAGGGGACCGCATCACCACTGACCGTCCACAGACCCGTCACGGCTGGAGGACAGGCTCCCCGTGCCTGGCGGCCGGGCGCGGGGGATGGTGGATTCAAGGCAGCCGAATCAGCGGCCCGACCCCGTCACGGTCGTGGGCCGGGAGGAAGTGAGAGGCCATGAGCAGCATCGCCCGCCGCATCGCGAACCTGTTCCGGATCAAGGCGAACAAGGCCTTGGACCGGGCCGAGGACCCGCGCGAGATCCTGGACTACTCCTACGAGCAGCAGCGGGAGCTGCTGCAGAAGGTACGGCGCGGCGTGGCGGACGTCGCCACCAGCCGCAAACGCCTCGAACTGCAGACGCGCACCCTGGAGCAGTCCGGCGGCAAGCTGCAGGACCAGGCCCAGAAGGCACTGGCCATCGGACGTGAGGACCTCGCCCGCGAGGCCGTGGGACGCCGGGCGGCGGTGACCGCGCAGATCACCGACCTGCAGGGCCAGCATGCCGCGCTGCAGGCCCAGGAGGAGAAACTCACCCTGGCCTCACAGCGTCTTGAAACCAAGGTGGATGCCTTCCGCACCCACAAGGAGACCATCAAGGCCACCTACACCGCCGCCGAGGCGCAGACCCGGATCACCGAGGCCGTCACCGGCATCGGCGAGGAGATGGGCGACGTCGGCATGGCCATCCAGCGAGCCCAGGACAAGACCGAGCAGCTCCAGGCCCGCGCCGGGGCGCTGGACGAGCTGATCGCCTCCGGCGCTCTGGAGGACGCCACCCTCCCGGCCGGCCGGGACGACATCCAGGCCGAACTCGACCGGGCCACTGCGGGCGGGGACGTCGAGCTGGAGCTGGCCCGGATGAAGCAGCAGCTCGCGCCCGCCCCCGCCGCGCCCGCCCTGGAGGACGGCAGGCCCGCGGAGGCCGGAGCCGACAAGGAGGGATCGTCGTGATCATGCGGATTCTCGGCGAAGGCCAGTACGAGATCGCCGACGCTCACCTGAACCAGCTCAACGAGCTGGACGCCCCGGTGCAGTCGGCCGCAGCCTCCGGCGACGAGCAGGCGTTCGCCACCGCGCTGCGGGCGCTGCTGGACACCGTACGATCCCTGGGAACCCCGCTCCCGCCCGACACGCTCGCGCCGTCCAACCTGATCCTCCCCGACGAGGACGCCACCCTCCACGAGGTGCAGGCGCTGCTGGCCGGCGAGGGCCTGATTCCGGGGTGACGGCCGTGCGCAGCCGCTTCGCTCCCGACCGGCAGCTGACCGCCCGCATGGGTGTCACGCTGTTCCTGCTCGGACTGCTGTACGTGGCGTTCGTCGCCGTGCTGATCGCGCTGCTCAAGTCGTGGATCATCGTGGTGGTCATCGCCGCCGGTCTGCTGGCCGCGCAGTACTGGTTCTCCGACCGGATCGCCCTGTTCGCGATGCACGGCCGCCTCGTCACCCCCGAGGAGGAGCCCCAGCTGCACGGGATCATCGACCGGCTGTGCGCCACCGCGGACATGCCCAAACCCCGGGTGGCGCTCTCCCGGATGGACATGCCCAACGCCTTCGCCACCGGCCGCAACGCCAACCACGCCGTCGTCTGCGTCACCACCGGCCTGCAGCGCCGCCTGGAACCCGACGAGCTGGAGGGCGTACTCGCCCACGAGCTGTCCCACGTCGCGCACCGCGACGTCGCGGTCATCACCATCGCCTCGTTCCTGGGCGTGATCGCCGGGCTCATGGTCCGCTTCGCCTTCTACTCCCAGCTCTTCGGCGGGCGCGACCGGCGCGACGACCAGAACACCGCCGCGCTCCTTTTCGCCGTCATGGCGGTCTCCGCCCTCGTCTACGCCCTCAGCTTCCTGCTCATCCGCGCCTTGTCCCGCTACCGGGAACTGGCCGCCGACCGGGCGGGCGTCATGCTCACCGGCAAGCCCTCCGCCCTGGCGTCGGCCCTGACCAAGGTCAGCGGCGACATCGCCCGCATCCCCACCCAGGACCTGCGCACCGCCCAGGCGTTCAACGCCTTCTTCTTCACCCCCGCCCTCGGCCCGGGCACGGTCGTGGCCAACCTGTTCTCCACCCACCCCACCCTCCAGCGCCGCCTCGACCAGCTCGCCGAGATCTCCGCCGAGCTGGGCCGCCCGGGCTGAGCGAGCAGCACGTCAAGGAGGATCCCGGATGAGCGACGGCCCTGTTGCGCAGGCGCACCCGCACGCCCTGGTGGTGGACGACGAGGCGGAGCTGGGCCGGCTGGTCGGCGACTACCTGTCCCGCGAGGGGTTCGCCGTGGACGTCGTACGCAACGGCGTGGACGCCCTGGATCTGGCCCGGAGCGCGGCACCCGACGTGGTGGTCCTGGATGTGATGATGCCCGGCATCGACGGCGTGGAGGTGTGCCGGCAGCTGCGCACCTTCAGCGACGCGTACGTCATCATGCTGACCGCCCGCGTGGAGGAGGTCGACAAGCTCATCGGCCTGTCGGTGGGCGCCGACGACTACCTGACCAAGCCGTTCAGCCCGCGGGAGCTGGTCGCCCGCATCAAGGCGATGCTGCGCCGCCCCCGCGGCGGGCAGCCGGCGCCGGGTCACGCGCTGGTCCGCCGGTTCGGCGAGCTGACCATCGACCCGGAGGCCCGGGAGGTCACCCTCACCGGCCGCCCGGTCGAGCTGACCCGGCTGGAGTTCGACCTGCTGGAGGCGCTGTCCTCGCGCCCCCGCCTGGCGTTCAGCCGACGGCAGCTGATCGAGCGGGTCTGGGGACCGGAGTGGGGCGGGGATGAGCACATCGTGGACGTCCACGTCGCCCGGCTGCGGCGCAAACTGAGCGACGACCCGGTCGCCTCCCGGTTCGTGCTCACCGTGCGCGGGATCGGCTACCGGATGGGCCCCGGCTGATGCCCCGGCGCCCGGGCCTGACCGGGCGGCTGGTGATCGCCCAGTTGCTCGTGGTACTCGCCGGGCTCCTCGCCCTCGCCACCGTCGCCTTCGTCATCGGCCCACCGCTGCTGAGGCGCCACCTGCGCCGCGCGGTCGGCACGGTCTCCCCGCAGCTGTCCCGGCACCTGGAGGACGCCTTCCTGGCCGCGGGCGGCATCGCGCTGGCCATCGCCATGGCCGCATGTCTGATCGCCGCCGTCGTCACCGCCGTGCTCCTCACCCGCCGCTTGTCGCGCCCCGTGCGTGCCCTGGCCGGCGCGGCGGCCCGCCTCGCCGACGGGGACTACACCGCGCGCCTGGACGCGCCGCACCTGGGGCCCGAGTTCGAGGCCCTCACCGGCGCCTTCAACACCATGGCCGACGCCCTGGAGAGCACCGAGCGCACCCGCCGCCGGCTGCTCGGTGACGTCGCCCACGAGCTGCGCACCCCGCTCGCCACCATCGAGGCGTACCTCGAGGGCCTGGCCGACGGGGTGCGCACCCTCGACGCGCACACCCTGCAGGTGCTGGACGCGCAGACCACCCGGCTGCACCGGCTGGTCGAGGACATCTCCCTGGTCTCCCGCGCCGAGGAACACCGGCTCACCCTGAGCAGGGCCACCGTGCCCTCCGCCCGGCTGCTGGAAGCGGCCGCGGCCGCCGTCCGCCCCGCCTTCCAGACCAAGGGCGTGGACCTGCGCGTCAGTGTCGCCCCCCGCACCCCGGCGCTGGAGGCGGACGCCGACCGGCTCGTGCAGGTGCTCGTCAACCTGCTCACCAACGCGCTGCGCCACACCCCGGCCGGCGGCGCCGTCACCCTCGCCGCCGAACCGGTCGGTGCGGGGGTGATGCTCAGCGTCGCGGACACCGGCGAGGGCATCGCCGCCGAACACCTGCCTCACGTCTTCGAACGGTTCTACCGGGCCGACCCCGCCCGCGACCGCGCCCACGGCGGCTCCGGCATCGGACTGGCCATCGCCCGCGCCCTGGTCCACGCGCACGGCGGCACCATCACCGCCGACAGTGCCGGGCCCGGCCTGGGGGCCGTCTTCCGGATCAGCCTCCCGGCTGCGAACGACGGCCCCGGCCTTCAGGGAAGCAACGTCGGAGGTTGACGGAATCGTCACAATCCGCCTGAATCATCGGAGCTCATAGGAGGAACACAGAATGAGCACACGATGGTTCACACCCCGCTGGCTGGTCGCCCTGGTCGCGGGCGCCGGGGTCGGTATCGGCCTGTGGGCGAGCGGGTCGCCGAAACCCAGGGCTTCCGCCCTGGTCGGGCCGGGCGACCGCGCCGTCGGCACGGCCGAGGCCGCCCGCCGGGCGAAGGACGCCCGCGTGCGGGACGTGACCCTGACGGCCGCCCCCACCACGCTCCGGCTCGACGGCCGCAAGGTCACCACCTGGGCCTTCAACCAAACCGTGCCCGGCCCACAGATCCGCGTCAACGCGGGCGACGTCCTGCGCGCCCGGGTGATCAACCGGCTGCCCCAGCCGCTGACCGTGCACTGGCACGGGATCGCGCTGCGCAACGACATGGACGGCGTGCCCGACGTGACCCAGAAGGCGATCAAGCCCGGCGGGCAGTTCGTGTACCGGTTCACGGTGACCGATCCGGGCACGTTCTTCTACCACAGCCACGTCGGCACGCAGCTGGACCGCGGACTGTACGGGCCGCTCATCGTGGACGACCCCCGCGACACCACGGCGCCGCGCCGCGACATCACCGTCCTGCTCGACGACTGGATCGACGGCACCGGCCAAACCCCCGACCAGGTCCTCACCAAACTCCGCTCCGGCGCCACGACCGGGATGGACTCCTCCGGCACAGGGTCCCCGGACATGGGATCCATGCCCGGCATGAGCAGCGCCTCGTCGGACAGCTCGTCAAGCGGTTCGCAGATGAGCGAGAACATGCCCACCCGGACCAGCCCGCTGGGCGAGGACACCACCGACCTGACGTACCCGTACTACCTCATCAACGGCCGCCCTGCGACCGACCCCGCCACCGTCACGGTCACGCCCGGGGAGCGCATCCGGCTGCGCATCATCAACGCCGCCTCGACCACCCCCTTCCGGGTCGCGGTCGGCGGCAGCAGGCTGACCGTCACCGCCTCGGACGGATTCCCGGTCCGGCCCGTCACGGCGGACACCATTCTGCTGGGCATGGGCGAGCGCTACGACGCGGTCGTCACCGTGCCCCGCTCCGGGGCGGTCCCGTTGGTCGCGAAGGCCGAAGGAACGTCGGCGCAGGCACTGGCGGTGCTCCGTACGGGGACCGGCACAAACCCCATGCCCGACACCAAGGTGAAGGAACTGGCCGGCCGGCTCCTGACCTACGCCGACCTTCACGCCACCCGGGCTGCCGCGCTGCCCGCACGCACCCCCGAGCGGACCTACACCGTCAACCTGACCGGCACCATGACCACGTACAAGTGGGGCATAGCCGCCGCGAAGGAAGGCAGCGCCACGCTGCCGGTCCGGCAAGGCCAGCGGATCAGGCTGGTCCTGAAGAACGAAACCATGATGTGGCACCCGATGCACCTGCACGGCCACACCTTCCAGCTGGTCACCGGCTCCGCCCCGGGACCGCGCAAGGACACCGTCATCGTGCCGCCGATGAGCCGGGTCACCGTCGATCTCGACGCGAACAACCCCGGTCAATGGGCGCTGCACTGCCACAACATCTACCACGCCGAAGCCGGGATGCTGACCACTTTGTCCTACGTGAAGAAGTAGGGGTGTGTCGGCGCGCGGTGCGGAACGGGAAATAGCCCGTTCCGCACCGCATCGCGCATCCGGCGTGGGCGAGCCGGGCGAGGTCGGTGCGAACTCCGTGCGCCCGTCGGCCTGTCGGTCTCGGCGGGGCCGCGCCGGAGTCCCCCGGCTACCGCCCGACCGGAGCTCTTGGCCCGCCGCGGCGGCCTCACCGGTGGGCGGTGCTGTGCGCCGGGCTCGCGGCCGCCGCGTGGTCAGCGTGGGGCGGCTTCCCGCAGGAACTCCTCGATGAGGGCGGCGGTGTGCTCGGGCTGGTCCTCGGTGACGAAGGGCCCGGAGTCCTCGATGACGCGCAGCCGGGCGTCGGAGATGAGGCCGGCCAGCCGCTCGCCGTGGGCGAGGGGGAAGAAGTTCTGCCGGGCCCAGGCGATCAGGGCGGGGTGGGGGAAGGTCCGCAGTCCTTCGGCAGCTTCCCGGGTGAAGGCGGGGGAGATGGCGCGCACCAGGCGGGCGAAGTCCCGGCGGATCTCGGGGTGGTCGCGCAGCGGGCCGGTGTAGCTGGCCATGATGTCGGCGGGGATGGGGCGCCGGGTGAGCAGGCCGAAGGCGATCGGCAGCCGCTGGACGGGGCGCAGGCGCAGGGTCTCGGCGAGGACCTTCAGTCCGACCGGGGTGCGGCCGAAGAGCTGCAGGTGGCGGATGGGCCAGGGCAGGAAATTGTCGAAGGCGTCGCTGGGGGTCAGCACCAGGGAGCCGATGGCCTCCGGGTGGCGGGCGGCCACGGCCTGGCAGATGGCGCCGCCGGTGTCGTTGCCGACCAGGGCGGGCGCGGTCAGGTCCAGGGCGGCGATGGTGCGCCGGACGAGGTCGGCGAGTCCGAACAGGGTGAAGTCGGTGCCGGGGCGCATGGGCTGGACATGGCCGCCCAGCGGCCAGTCGGGGGTGATACAGCGGTAGCGGTCGCGCAATCGGGCCACGACGCCGCGCCAGACGTCGGCGTTGGCGATGATCCCGTGGACGAACACGATCGGCGGGCCCGCACCGGTGGCGTGGTAGCGGATGACTCCGTCGGGAAGTTCCACGTCCTTCACGGGGCCGAGCGCGGCGACGGCGGTGGCCATGGGCTACTCCTCTGGGTCGGCGGGCCGGGTCAGAAGTCCGGGGGTGATCAGTTCCAGCAGCAAGTCGGCGGCCTGGGCGGAACGCCAGCGGTGGCCGACGCGCATGTGCAGGTAGGTGCGGGTGAGCAGGTTGAACAGCAGCGTCGCGGTCTGCTCCGCCTCCAGGTGCGGCCGTACACTGCCGTCGGCCTGGCCGTCCTGGATCAGGCGCCGGAACGGGCTGATGTACACCTCGCGGGTGCCGCGACCGCCGTCGTCCTCGGTCCCGTCGAGGTGGAAGACCGGATCGGGCAGCGTGGACAGCCCTGTGAGCAGCCGCAGATGCTCCTCGACCACCGCGCACGCCGCGCGCATCGCCTGGAGCAAGCGGGCCGCACCGTCCCCGGGCCCCGTCACGGCCGGCCACAGGGCGGCCTGCCAGGCCTGCGCCGCCCCCACCACCAGGGCGTCCAGCAGCACGTCCTTGGTGATGCCCCGCCGGTAGAGCGTGACGCGGGAGACG from Streptomyces mirabilis encodes the following:
- a CDS encoding universal stress protein; translation: MEAVVTAGLDGSPESLSAARWAADEAVRRGLPLRLIHAWVPLASTAADIPGKDTQRHWAHRILRDAESELRELHPGLPLTTELASQDATAALLTAGAASEMLVLGSRGIGPVKGFFLGDIGLHVVARADRPVVLVRADERQDEQASCAEATGVVVGLSLRRRCEEVLEFAFGAAARRGTTLRAVHCRTLPVPASSLWSSSPETAEAVARALGQELGTALRPWQEKFPGVRVIDEVTFDSAARAMASVASGSALLVVGRRRDRPALAPGIGPVTHAAIHHAPCPVAVVTHD
- a CDS encoding Hsp20/alpha crystallin family protein codes for the protein MPTPPTERSGQRCRNSTEFRYGTFARAVRLPAGACGEDAPAAYRHGVVTIPVPVPETKSGTRPGHAA
- a CDS encoding metal-sensitive transcriptional regulator is translated as MVTVPGGHDPQHAGPGGVHSRKEDHLARMHRVEGQVRGVTRMVEDERYCIDILTQISAVTHALQEVALGLLDDHARHCVLDAARLDPETAEAKLDEMTTALRRTLRL
- a CDS encoding DUF475 domain-containing protein translates to MMSVLRTFGWSFGVTLLGLGAALLAWGPGGLAAVAVLGVLEVSLSFDNAVVNATVLRRMDAFWQRMFLTVGILIAVFGMRLVFPVLVVSVTTRLSPGAVLGMAIGDPDSYAAHLEHAHPAIAAFGGMFLLMIALDFLLAERDIHWLPPLERALARAGGLDRLSVLVALAALATAAATLAGPSSSTVLLAGTLGLIAYLAVGGLSQYFQAPAEEAQADPAPALTRQRPRAIAVGKAAFFLFLYLEVLDASFSFDGVVGAFAISQNIFQIALGLGIGAMYIRSLTVHLVRRGTLDDYVYLEHGAHYAIGALAVILLVTIKYDVPQVVTGGIGVALIGASFLSSLARNRRRQSGRPDQDTDREAGPVRR
- a CDS encoding DUF2933 domain-containing protein — its product is MWEPEITSKLLTGVAAAVAAVAVLLWLGVPPLVLVLLALVVACPLSMAFMHGGHGDGTNADHQHGNHDGADLRKRGPHHH
- a CDS encoding PspA/IM30 family protein → MSSIARRIANLFRIKANKALDRAEDPREILDYSYEQQRELLQKVRRGVADVATSRKRLELQTRTLEQSGGKLQDQAQKALAIGREDLAREAVGRRAAVTAQITDLQGQHAALQAQEEKLTLASQRLETKVDAFRTHKETIKATYTAAEAQTRITEAVTGIGEEMGDVGMAIQRAQDKTEQLQARAGALDELIASGALEDATLPAGRDDIQAELDRATAGGDVELELARMKQQLAPAPAAPALEDGRPAEAGADKEGSS
- the pspAA gene encoding PspA-associated protein PspAA, with the translated sequence MRILGEGQYEIADAHLNQLNELDAPVQSAAASGDEQAFATALRALLDTVRSLGTPLPPDTLAPSNLILPDEDATLHEVQALLAGEGLIPG
- the htpX gene encoding zinc metalloprotease HtpX; this encodes MRSRFAPDRQLTARMGVTLFLLGLLYVAFVAVLIALLKSWIIVVVIAAGLLAAQYWFSDRIALFAMHGRLVTPEEEPQLHGIIDRLCATADMPKPRVALSRMDMPNAFATGRNANHAVVCVTTGLQRRLEPDELEGVLAHELSHVAHRDVAVITIASFLGVIAGLMVRFAFYSQLFGGRDRRDDQNTAALLFAVMAVSALVYALSFLLIRALSRYRELAADRAGVMLTGKPSALASALTKVSGDIARIPTQDLRTAQAFNAFFFTPALGPGTVVANLFSTHPTLQRRLDQLAEISAELGRPG